In one Azospirillum sp. TSH100 genomic region, the following are encoded:
- a CDS encoding GntR family transcriptional regulator, giving the protein MDSNAGDTNMVAVAAPARRRRRRPASATARPAHRGATVSGTIYRDLRDDIVSLRRKPGEPVIEKEVADTYGVSRTPVREAMLKLADEGLVEVFPQSGTFVARIPIGALPEAIAIRRALEEATVRYAAEQASGSQVARLRANLELQREMKEAGDFDGFHEADEAFHALLAEISGYPGFWAVTQQVKRQVDRYRHLTLPATGRMDKALTEHGAVVEAIAARDPDRAVAELRHHLTDLQLGIADVRRSYPQYFTE; this is encoded by the coding sequence ATGGACTCCAACGCGGGCGATACGAACATGGTGGCCGTGGCCGCACCGGCCCGCCGCCGCCGCCGCCGGCCCGCCAGCGCCACCGCAAGGCCCGCCCACCGTGGCGCCACCGTGTCGGGCACCATCTACCGCGACCTGCGCGACGACATCGTGTCCCTGCGGCGCAAGCCGGGCGAGCCGGTGATCGAGAAGGAGGTGGCGGACACCTATGGCGTCAGCCGCACCCCCGTGCGCGAGGCGATGCTGAAGCTCGCCGACGAGGGGCTGGTGGAGGTGTTCCCGCAGTCCGGCACCTTCGTCGCCCGCATCCCGATCGGCGCCCTGCCGGAGGCCATCGCCATCCGCCGCGCGCTGGAGGAGGCCACCGTGCGCTACGCCGCCGAACAGGCGAGCGGCAGCCAGGTGGCCCGGCTGCGCGCCAACCTGGAACTCCAGCGCGAGATGAAGGAGGCCGGCGATTTCGACGGCTTCCACGAGGCCGACGAGGCCTTCCATGCCCTGCTGGCGGAAATCTCCGGCTATCCCGGCTTCTGGGCGGTGACCCAGCAGGTGAAGCGGCAGGTCGACCGCTACCGCCACCTGACCCTGCCGGCGACCGGCCGGATGGACAAGGCGCTGACCGAACATGGCGCCGTCGTCGAGGCGATCGCCGCCCGCGATCCCGACCGCGCCGTCGCCGAGCTGCGCCACCACCTGACCGACCTGCAACTGGGCATCGCCGACGTCCGGCGCAGCTATCCGCAATATTTCACGGAGTGA
- the uxaC gene encoding glucuronate isomerase — protein MLHPDRLFPSDPTQRAIARRLYGEVAALPIVSPHGHTDPSWFAQNEAFPDPASLFVKPDHYAFRMLYSQGIPLEQLGVPRRDGGETSTDSRAIWRLLASNWHLFRGTPTSMWLTHAFETVFGVTERLSAASADRIYDQIEDCLRKPEFRPRALFERFNLEVLATTESPLDPLVHHKAIRESGWKGRVITAFRPDPVVDPEFEGFRDNLAELARITGQDTATWDGYLAALADRRLYFKSYGATSTDHGHPTAATADLPRAEAEKLFDIVRRGGATAEEAELFRAQMLTEMARMSLEDGLVMQIHPGSFRNHNTLVFERFGRDKGADIPSGTEYVRALKPLLDRFGNERDLTIILFTLDEDSYSRELAPLAGHYPALRVGPAWWFHDSPEGMRRYREMITETAGFYNTVGFNDDTRAFCSIPARHDVSRRVDCSFLARLVAEHRMEEDEAADLAVDLAYRLAKNAYKL, from the coding sequence ATGCTTCACCCCGACCGTCTTTTCCCGAGCGACCCGACGCAACGTGCCATCGCGCGCCGCCTGTACGGCGAAGTCGCCGCCCTGCCGATCGTCAGCCCGCACGGCCACACCGATCCGTCCTGGTTCGCCCAGAACGAGGCGTTCCCCGATCCGGCCAGCCTGTTCGTCAAGCCCGACCATTATGCATTCCGCATGCTCTACAGCCAGGGAATTCCGCTGGAGCAGCTGGGCGTTCCGCGCAGGGACGGCGGGGAGACCTCGACCGACTCGCGCGCCATCTGGCGCCTGCTGGCCAGCAACTGGCACCTGTTCCGCGGCACGCCGACCTCGATGTGGCTGACCCACGCCTTCGAGACGGTGTTCGGCGTCACCGAGCGCCTGAGCGCCGCCAGCGCCGACCGCATCTACGACCAGATCGAAGACTGCCTGCGCAAGCCGGAATTCCGCCCGCGCGCCCTGTTCGAGCGCTTCAACCTCGAAGTGCTGGCGACCACCGAATCGCCGCTCGACCCGCTGGTGCACCACAAGGCGATCCGCGAGAGCGGCTGGAAGGGCCGGGTCATCACCGCCTTCCGTCCCGACCCGGTCGTCGATCCGGAGTTCGAGGGCTTCCGCGACAATCTCGCCGAGCTGGCCCGCATCACCGGCCAGGACACCGCGACCTGGGACGGCTATCTCGCGGCACTCGCCGACCGCCGCCTCTATTTCAAGAGCTATGGCGCCACCTCGACCGACCACGGCCACCCGACGGCGGCGACCGCCGATCTGCCGCGCGCCGAGGCCGAGAAGCTGTTCGACATCGTGCGCCGCGGCGGTGCGACGGCCGAGGAGGCCGAGCTGTTCCGTGCCCAGATGCTGACCGAAATGGCGCGGATGAGCCTGGAGGACGGTCTGGTCATGCAGATCCACCCCGGTTCCTTCCGCAACCACAACACCCTCGTGTTCGAGCGTTTCGGCCGCGACAAGGGTGCGGACATCCCGAGCGGCACCGAGTATGTGCGGGCGCTGAAGCCGCTGCTCGACCGCTTCGGCAACGAGCGCGACCTGACCATCATCCTGTTCACGCTGGATGAGGACAGCTATTCCCGCGAGCTGGCGCCGCTGGCCGGCCATTACCCGGCGCTGCGCGTCGGCCCGGCCTGGTGGTTCCACGACAGCCCCGAGGGCATGCGCCGCTACCGCGAGATGATCACGGAGACCGCCGGCTTCTACAACACGGTCGGCTTCAACGACGACACCCGCGCCTTCTGCTCGATCCCGGCCCGCCACGACGTGTCGCGCCGCGTCGATTGCAGCTTCCTCGCCCGTCTGGTCGCCGAGCACCGGATGGAAGAGGACGAGGCCGCGGACCTGGCCGTCGACCTCGCTTACCGCCTCGCCAAGAACGCCTACAAGCTGTGA
- a CDS encoding UxaA family hydrolase has translation MASLTIRLHPADNVVVAGADLEPGTTLPGTEVATTGPVPAGHKVAVRAIAPGEPVRKYNQVIGFATTAIQPGDHVHVHNMGMGSDFERDYAFGADVHPVEPIPEAERATFQGILRPDGRVATRNYIGVLTSVNCSATAARMIADHFRGPALAAYPNIDGVVALTHGYGCGMAGSGEVMDTLRRTIAGYARHPNFAAVILLGLGCEVNQIDKLMEATGLEEGARVIPIGIQDMGGTAAAAREGIRRIEALLPEINDVTRQTLPASHLTLALQCGGSDGYSGITANPALGYAVDLLVRNGGTAVLSETPEVYGAEHLLTRRAVRREVGEALVERIGWWEEYTSRTGGEMNNNPSPGNKKGGLTTILEKSLGAVAKGGTTPMTAVYRYAEPITDKGFVFMDTPGYDPVSATGQVAGGANVLCFTTGRGSVFGCKPTPSLKLATNSALFRRMPDDMDIDCGAIATGDASIEEVGRAIFQLVLDTASGRKTKSEELGVGADEFAPWQMGAVM, from the coding sequence ATGGCATCGCTGACCATCCGCCTGCACCCCGCCGACAACGTCGTCGTCGCCGGCGCCGACCTGGAGCCCGGCACCACCCTGCCCGGCACTGAAGTGGCGACCACCGGGCCGGTGCCGGCCGGGCACAAGGTCGCGGTGCGCGCCATCGCGCCGGGCGAGCCGGTGCGCAAGTACAATCAGGTCATCGGCTTCGCCACCACGGCGATCCAGCCGGGCGACCATGTCCACGTCCACAACATGGGCATGGGCAGCGATTTCGAGCGCGATTACGCCTTCGGCGCCGACGTCCATCCGGTCGAACCGATCCCGGAGGCCGAGCGCGCCACCTTCCAGGGCATCCTTCGCCCGGACGGCCGCGTCGCCACCCGCAACTATATCGGCGTGCTGACCTCGGTGAACTGCTCCGCCACCGCGGCGCGGATGATCGCCGACCATTTCCGCGGTCCCGCGCTCGCCGCCTATCCCAACATCGACGGCGTCGTCGCCCTGACCCACGGCTACGGCTGCGGCATGGCCGGCAGCGGCGAGGTGATGGACACGCTGCGCCGGACCATCGCCGGCTACGCCCGCCACCCGAACTTCGCCGCCGTCATCCTGCTGGGTCTCGGCTGCGAGGTGAACCAGATCGACAAGCTGATGGAGGCCACCGGCCTTGAGGAGGGCGCCCGCGTCATCCCCATCGGCATCCAGGACATGGGCGGCACCGCCGCGGCGGCCCGCGAGGGCATCCGCCGGATCGAGGCGCTGCTGCCGGAGATCAACGACGTCACCCGCCAGACCCTGCCGGCCAGCCACCTGACGCTGGCGCTGCAATGCGGCGGCTCCGACGGCTATTCGGGCATCACCGCCAACCCGGCGCTGGGCTATGCCGTCGACCTGCTGGTGCGCAACGGCGGCACCGCCGTGCTGAGCGAGACGCCGGAGGTCTATGGCGCCGAGCATCTGCTGACCCGCCGCGCCGTCCGCCGCGAGGTGGGCGAGGCGCTGGTCGAGCGCATCGGCTGGTGGGAGGAGTACACCAGCCGCACCGGCGGCGAGATGAACAACAACCCGTCGCCCGGCAACAAGAAGGGTGGCCTGACCACCATCCTGGAGAAGTCGCTGGGCGCGGTCGCCAAGGGCGGCACCACCCCGATGACCGCCGTCTACCGCTATGCCGAGCCGATCACCGACAAGGGCTTCGTCTTCATGGACACCCCCGGCTACGATCCGGTGTCGGCGACGGGGCAGGTGGCGGGCGGCGCCAACGTTCTGTGCTTCACCACCGGCCGCGGCTCCGTCTTCGGCTGCAAGCCGACGCCCAGCCTGAAGCTGGCGACCAACAGCGCGCTGTTCCGCCGGATGCCGGACGACATGGACATCGATTGCGGCGCCATCGCCACCGGCGACGCCTCGATCGAGGAGGTCGGCCGCGCGATCTTCCAGCTGGTGCTCGACACCGCGTCGGGCCGCAAGACCAAGAGCGAGGAGCTCGGCGTCGGCGCCGACGAATTCGCCCCTTGGCAGATGGGAGCGGTCATGTAA
- a CDS encoding cupin domain-containing protein yields the protein MTTATATDVFVTAGDIPWQDLGDGVRRKILGYNDTMMMVRVEFEAGAIGAQHRHPHVQCAVVEKGSFDVTIDGRTRRLNAGDGYMVPSNVLHGVVALEPGVLLDIFTPIREDFLGEPVAYAAADDAK from the coding sequence ATGACCACCGCAACGGCGACCGACGTGTTCGTGACCGCAGGCGACATCCCTTGGCAGGATCTGGGCGACGGCGTGCGCCGCAAGATCCTGGGCTACAACGACACGATGATGATGGTGCGGGTGGAGTTCGAGGCCGGCGCCATCGGCGCGCAGCATCGCCATCCCCATGTCCAGTGCGCCGTGGTGGAGAAGGGATCCTTCGATGTCACCATCGACGGCCGCACCAGGCGGCTGAACGCGGGCGACGGCTATATGGTGCCGTCCAACGTCCTGCATGGCGTGGTGGCGCTGGAGCCGGGCGTGCTGCTCGACATCTTCACGCCGATCCGCGAGGACTTCCTGGGCGAGCCGGTGGCCTATGCCGCCGCGGACGACGCGAAGTAA
- the kduI gene encoding 5-dehydro-4-deoxy-D-glucuronate isomerase, producing MKISVRHASHPDAVRGFDTETLRDHFLVPTLFEADETVFTYSHIDRFVVGGAMPVAGPLKLESSKEIGSPNFLDRRELGVVNVGGAGRVTVDGAVYELAPRDALYVAMGSKDVVFESLDRREPAKFYLNSTPAHARFETMKISIGQAKAVHLGDPAQSNERTIYQMIHPDVVRTAQLVLGMTVLKPNNMWNTMPCHTHDRRCEVYFYFDLPEEARVIHLMGEPEQTRHIVVANEQAVISPPWSIHSGVGTRNYTFIWAMGGDNQDFTDMDFVAMDRLR from the coding sequence ATGAAAATCTCCGTCCGGCACGCCTCCCACCCCGACGCGGTCCGCGGCTTCGACACCGAGACGCTGCGCGATCATTTCCTGGTCCCGACCCTGTTCGAGGCGGACGAGACCGTCTTCACCTACAGCCACATCGACCGTTTCGTCGTCGGCGGCGCCATGCCGGTGGCCGGCCCGCTGAAGCTGGAGTCCTCCAAGGAGATCGGCTCGCCCAACTTCCTCGACCGGCGCGAACTGGGTGTTGTCAATGTCGGCGGCGCCGGCCGGGTGACCGTCGACGGCGCCGTCTACGAACTGGCGCCGCGCGACGCGCTCTATGTCGCGATGGGCAGCAAGGACGTCGTCTTCGAGAGCCTGGACCGCCGCGAGCCGGCCAAGTTCTACCTGAACAGCACCCCCGCCCATGCCCGCTTCGAGACGATGAAGATCTCGATCGGCCAGGCCAAGGCCGTGCATCTCGGCGACCCGGCCCAGTCGAACGAGCGCACCATCTACCAGATGATCCACCCGGACGTCGTCCGCACCGCGCAGCTGGTTCTGGGCATGACGGTGCTGAAGCCGAACAACATGTGGAACACGATGCCGTGCCACACCCATGACCGGCGCTGCGAGGTCTATTTCTACTTCGACCTGCCGGAAGAGGCGCGCGTCATCCACCTGATGGGCGAGCCGGAGCAGACCCGCCACATCGTGGTCGCCAACGAGCAGGCGGTGATCTCGCCGCCCTGGTCGATCCATTCCGGCGTCGGCACCCGCAACTACACCTTCATCTGGGCGATGGGCGGCGACAACCAGGACTTCACGGACATGGACTTCGTCGCCATGGACCGCCTGCGCTGA
- a CDS encoding methylglyoxal synthase, translated as MTAQQSAQPRKRIALVAHDARKADLIAWIGANIAALDGHAFWATGTTGQKVRDAHPRLDVTPLKSGPLGGDQQIGAMIAEGRIDLLVFFVDPMTAQPHDVDVKALTRLATLYNIPMACNEATADMIVSSAHFASGYAPRAASFTAYETRKV; from the coding sequence ATGACCGCCCAACAGTCCGCCCAGCCCCGCAAGCGCATCGCCCTCGTCGCCCACGACGCCCGCAAGGCGGACCTGATCGCCTGGATCGGCGCCAACATCGCGGCATTGGACGGCCATGCCTTCTGGGCGACCGGCACGACCGGCCAGAAGGTGCGCGACGCCCATCCCCGCCTGGACGTGACCCCGCTGAAGAGCGGTCCGCTGGGCGGCGACCAGCAGATCGGCGCGATGATCGCGGAGGGGCGGATCGATCTGCTGGTCTTCTTCGTCGATCCGATGACCGCCCAGCCGCACGATGTCGACGTGAAGGCGCTGACCCGGCTTGCGACGCTCTACAACATCCCGATGGCCTGCAACGAGGCGACGGCCGACATGATCGTCTCCTCCGCCCATTTCGCCAGCGGCTACGCCCCGCGCGCCGCCAGCTTCACCGCCTACGAGACGCGCAAGGTGTGA
- a CDS encoding ABC transporter permease has product MTTRNTLPVAVMALAVLVLWYLGAVWLNAPTATDALNRAGPGWTTADLIRATLAMKRPILPTPDQVALDLYTSLTGYPVTSIRNLLYHTGVTAGAALAGFGMGVVLGVALAAGIVQARTLESSLLPWVIASQTVPILAIAPMIVVILGNIGFTGLLPKAIIAMYLCFFPITIGMVKGLRSADPLTLDLMRTYSAGTAQTFRLLRLPASLPYLFTSLKIAVAASVVGAIVAELPTGGQAGLGARLLSGSYYGQTVQIWSALVMAALLSVTLVAAVGLAERALVPGGRGGAR; this is encoded by the coding sequence ATGACGACTAGGAACACGCTGCCCGTCGCCGTGATGGCGCTGGCGGTGCTGGTGCTGTGGTATTTGGGCGCGGTCTGGCTGAACGCGCCGACGGCGACCGATGCGCTGAACCGCGCCGGTCCCGGCTGGACCACCGCCGACCTGATCCGCGCCACGCTGGCGATGAAGCGCCCGATCCTGCCGACGCCGGATCAGGTGGCGCTCGACCTCTACACCTCCCTGACCGGCTATCCGGTGACCAGCATCCGCAACCTGCTCTACCACACCGGCGTCACCGCCGGGGCGGCGCTGGCCGGCTTCGGCATGGGCGTGGTTCTTGGTGTGGCGCTGGCGGCGGGGATCGTCCAGGCGCGCACGCTGGAATCGAGCCTGCTGCCCTGGGTCATCGCCTCGCAGACCGTGCCGATCCTGGCGATCGCGCCGATGATCGTGGTGATCCTCGGCAACATAGGCTTCACCGGCCTGCTGCCCAAGGCGATCATCGCCATGTATCTGTGCTTCTTCCCGATCACCATCGGCATGGTGAAGGGGCTGCGCTCCGCCGATCCGCTGACGCTCGACCTGATGCGCACCTACAGCGCCGGCACCGCCCAGACCTTCCGCCTGCTGCGCCTGCCGGCCTCCCTGCCCTATTTGTTCACCAGCCTGAAGATCGCGGTCGCCGCCAGCGTCGTCGGCGCCATCGTCGCCGAGCTGCCGACCGGCGGGCAGGCGGGGCTGGGAGCCCGGCTGCTGTCCGGCTCCTACTATGGCCAGACCGTGCAGATCTGGAGCGCGCTGGTGATGGCGGCATTGCTGAGCGTCACGCTGGTCGCCGCCGTCGGTCTCGCCGAACGGGCGCTGGTGCCGGGCGGCCGGGGAGGTGCGCGATGA
- a CDS encoding ABC transporter substrate-binding protein gives MKTLASAVLLAATALTGLAGWGAPAAAADPLTLQLKWVTQAQFAGYYVAAAKGFYKDAGLDVTIKAGGPDINPTQVIAAGGADVIVDWMPSALASREKGVPLVNIAQMFQKSGMMLTCRKDANIKDPKDFKGNTLGVWFSGNEYPFLSWMSKLGYSTSGSSPDVKVLKQGFNVDPLLQKQAACISTMTYNEYWQLIEAGMKADELTVFKYQDQGVATLEDGLYATEKSLSDPKIVEKLAKFVKASAKGWEYAAKNQAEAVKIVLENDTTGAQTEEHQTTMMQEVAKLIEGGAKGTGYLDPADFDRTVGILMSGASAPVISKKPEGAYSHAVFDAAAKL, from the coding sequence ATGAAGACCCTTGCCTCCGCCGTCCTGCTCGCCGCCACCGCGCTCACCGGCCTCGCCGGCTGGGGCGCGCCGGCCGCCGCCGCCGATCCACTGACGCTCCAGCTGAAATGGGTCACCCAGGCCCAGTTCGCCGGCTATTACGTCGCGGCGGCCAAGGGCTTCTACAAGGATGCCGGGCTGGACGTCACCATCAAGGCCGGCGGCCCCGACATCAACCCGACCCAGGTCATCGCCGCCGGCGGCGCCGACGTGATCGTCGACTGGATGCCGTCGGCGCTGGCCAGCCGGGAAAAGGGCGTGCCGCTGGTCAACATCGCCCAGATGTTCCAGAAGTCGGGCATGATGCTGACCTGCCGCAAGGACGCCAACATCAAGGATCCAAAGGACTTCAAGGGCAACACGCTGGGCGTCTGGTTCTCCGGCAACGAATATCCGTTCCTGTCCTGGATGAGCAAGCTGGGCTATTCCACCTCCGGCTCCAGCCCGGACGTGAAGGTGCTGAAGCAGGGCTTCAACGTCGACCCGCTTTTGCAGAAGCAGGCGGCCTGCATCTCCACCATGACCTACAACGAATATTGGCAGCTGATCGAGGCCGGCATGAAGGCCGACGAGCTGACCGTCTTCAAGTATCAGGACCAGGGCGTCGCCACGCTGGAGGACGGCCTCTACGCAACCGAGAAGTCGCTGTCCGATCCGAAGATCGTCGAGAAGCTGGCGAAGTTCGTCAAGGCCTCGGCCAAGGGCTGGGAATATGCCGCGAAGAATCAGGCCGAGGCGGTGAAGATCGTGCTGGAGAACGACACCACCGGCGCCCAGACCGAGGAGCACCAGACCACCATGATGCAGGAGGTCGCCAAGCTGATCGAGGGCGGCGCCAAGGGCACCGGCTATCTCGACCCGGCCGATTTCGACCGCACCGTCGGCATCCTGATGTCCGGCGCCTCGGCCCCGGTGATCTCCAAGAAGCCGGAAGGCGCCTACAGCCACGCGGTGTTCGACGCGGCGGCCAAGCTGTAA
- a CDS encoding ABC transporter permease: MSRSNMARPNMAPWPLVMLAAPLLPFATPDGTALYLPQLPVALALYALTVATILAHRLPGSALGEALLLLAGVAAAYAAPLVLLNQGHPLAQAGGLWLYVAGATLLLWRVLALLAGVSGPVRLAGPALFGLALVLLWEVLTRGFQVPTILLPPPSLVLTAFAANAADLWDDFRQTVLISVLRGYLIGCGAGFLVAILADRVPFLARGLLPLGNLASAVPVVGIAPIMVMWFGFDWQSKAAVIVVMTFFPMLINTLAGLQSAERIQLDLMRSYGAGYWRTLAMLRLPCALPFLFNGLKINSTLALIGAIVAEFFGTPVVGMGFRISTQVARMNLDVVWATIAVAALTGSLLYGALALAERHVTAWHPSFRKR, from the coding sequence ATGAGCCGGTCCAATATGGCACGCCCCAACATGGCGCCCTGGCCGCTGGTGATGCTGGCCGCCCCGCTGCTGCCCTTCGCCACGCCCGACGGCACCGCCCTGTATCTGCCGCAGCTTCCCGTTGCCCTGGCCCTTTACGCCCTGACCGTCGCGACGATCCTCGCCCACCGGCTGCCCGGCTCCGCCCTGGGCGAGGCCCTGCTCCTGCTCGCAGGAGTCGCCGCCGCCTATGCCGCCCCGCTGGTCCTGCTGAACCAGGGCCACCCTCTCGCCCAGGCCGGCGGGCTTTGGCTGTATGTGGCCGGCGCCACCCTGCTGCTGTGGCGGGTGCTGGCCCTGCTGGCGGGGGTCAGCGGTCCGGTGCGGCTGGCCGGCCCCGCATTGTTCGGGCTGGCGCTGGTGCTGCTGTGGGAGGTCCTGACCCGCGGCTTCCAGGTCCCGACCATCCTGCTGCCGCCGCCGAGTCTCGTGCTGACCGCCTTCGCCGCCAATGCCGCCGACCTATGGGACGATTTCCGCCAGACGGTGCTGATCTCCGTGCTGCGCGGCTATCTGATCGGCTGCGGCGCCGGCTTCCTCGTCGCGATCCTGGCCGACCGGGTGCCCTTCCTGGCGCGCGGACTGCTGCCGCTCGGCAACCTCGCCAGCGCCGTGCCGGTGGTGGGCATCGCGCCGATCATGGTGATGTGGTTCGGCTTCGACTGGCAATCGAAGGCGGCCGTCATCGTGGTGATGACCTTCTTCCCCATGCTGATCAACACGCTGGCCGGACTACAGAGCGCGGAGCGCATCCAACTCGACCTGATGCGATCCTACGGCGCCGGCTATTGGCGCACGCTGGCGATGCTGCGGCTTCCCTGCGCCTTGCCCTTTTTGTTCAACGGACTGAAGATCAACTCCACCCTGGCCCTGATCGGGGCCATCGTCGCCGAGTTCTTCGGGACGCCGGTGGTGGGGATGGGCTTCCGCATCTCCACCCAGGTCGCCCGGATGAATCTGGACGTGGTCTGGGCGACGATCGCCGTCGCCGCCCTGACCGGGTCGCTGCTCTACGGTGCGCTGGCACTGGCGGAGCGGCATGTCACCGCCTGGCACCCGTCCTTCCGCAAACGCTGA
- a CDS encoding GntR family transcriptional regulator, which yields MEPLVKKVATTEDEGGLASATVRRAAAPVAAVRPPRRAATVASRIYRDLRAEIVSLKRKPGDAIAEKQIAETYGVSRTPVREAVLKLADEGLIEIFPQSGTFVSRIPLDALPEAFAIRKALEEATVRYAAARASRSQIAALRANLELQREMQEAANYEGFHQADESFHALIAEIAGYPGFWTLIQQTKVQIDRYRLLTLPVRGRITEVIAEHAAILDAVAANDPAAAIKALDDHLDDLQISVADIRRDYPRYFTAPGDPV from the coding sequence ATGGAGCCATTGGTGAAGAAGGTCGCGACGACAGAGGATGAGGGCGGCCTGGCTTCCGCAACCGTGCGCCGCGCGGCGGCCCCGGTGGCGGCGGTCCGCCCGCCGCGCCGCGCCGCGACCGTGGCGTCGCGCATCTACCGCGACCTGCGGGCGGAGATCGTCTCGCTGAAGCGCAAGCCCGGCGACGCCATCGCCGAAAAGCAGATCGCCGAGACCTACGGCGTCAGCCGCACCCCGGTGCGCGAGGCGGTGCTGAAGCTGGCCGACGAGGGGCTGATCGAGATTTTCCCGCAATCCGGCACCTTCGTGTCGCGCATCCCCCTGGACGCCCTGCCGGAAGCCTTCGCCATCCGCAAGGCGCTGGAGGAGGCGACGGTGCGCTATGCCGCGGCGCGGGCCAGCCGCAGCCAGATCGCGGCACTCCGCGCCAATCTGGAATTGCAGCGCGAGATGCAGGAAGCCGCCAATTACGAAGGCTTCCACCAGGCCGACGAGTCGTTCCACGCGCTGATCGCGGAGATCGCCGGCTATCCCGGATTCTGGACGCTGATCCAGCAGACCAAGGTGCAGATCGACCGTTACCGCCTGCTGACCCTGCCGGTGCGCGGCCGCATCACCGAGGTGATCGCGGAGCATGCCGCCATCCTCGATGCGGTGGCGGCCAACGATCCCGCGGCCGCCATCAAGGCGCTGGACGACCATCTGGACGATCTGCAGATTTCGGTCGCCGACATCCGCCGCGACTATCCGCGCTATTTCACCGCGCCGGGCGACCCGGTCTAG
- the kduD gene encoding 2-dehydro-3-deoxy-D-gluconate 5-dehydrogenase KduD, with amino-acid sequence MSISFDLTGKVALVTGANTGIGQGIAVALAQAGADIAAVDVVSLDETKGLVEAAGRKFHGIHADLTSIAPVQGLVEETVGKFGKLDILVNNAGLIRRADAVDFTEADWDLVMNINIKTVFFLCQAFGRYAINEGRKGKIINIASMLSFQGGIRVPSYTASKSGVAGITKLLACEWAGKGINVNAIAPGYVATNNTAALRADENRSAEILGRIPAGRWSVPSDIGGPAVFLASDAADYIHGTILPVDGGWLAR; translated from the coding sequence ATGAGCATTTCGTTCGACCTGACCGGCAAGGTGGCGCTCGTCACCGGGGCCAACACCGGCATCGGCCAGGGCATCGCCGTGGCGCTGGCCCAGGCCGGCGCCGACATCGCCGCCGTCGACGTGGTGTCGCTGGACGAGACCAAGGGTCTGGTCGAGGCGGCCGGCCGCAAGTTCCACGGCATCCATGCCGACCTGACCTCCATCGCCCCGGTCCAGGGGCTGGTGGAGGAGACGGTCGGCAAATTCGGCAAGCTGGACATCCTGGTCAACAACGCCGGGCTGATCCGCCGCGCCGACGCCGTCGATTTCACCGAGGCCGACTGGGACCTCGTGATGAACATCAACATCAAGACGGTGTTCTTCCTCTGCCAGGCCTTCGGCCGCTACGCCATCAACGAAGGCCGCAAGGGCAAGATCATCAACATCGCCTCGATGCTGTCCTTCCAGGGCGGCATCCGCGTGCCGTCCTACACCGCCTCCAAGAGCGGCGTCGCCGGCATCACCAAGCTGTTGGCCTGCGAGTGGGCCGGCAAGGGCATCAACGTGAATGCCATCGCGCCGGGCTATGTCGCCACCAACAACACCGCGGCTCTGCGCGCCGACGAGAACCGCAGCGCCGAGATCCTCGGCCGCATCCCGGCCGGCCGCTGGAGCGTGCCGTCCGACATCGGCGGCCCGGCGGTGTTCCTGGCGTCGGACGCGGCCGACTACATCCACGGCACCATCCTGCCGGTCGACGGCGGCTGGCTGGCGCGCTGA